In the genome of Myxococcus stipitatus, one region contains:
- a CDS encoding XkdF-like putative serine protease domain-containing protein yields the protein MAVEDWDGTLDTGGDDVEKAQPFGTFGGSFHYAKRIVPLIPAHKTYVEPFVGAAAVLHAKNPSEREVIADLDDDVVFLHRSIKAMTPERVAELRRRFEWTVTQESFAKARDMTPKDDVARFYKLVFVRTHARDCRPDGTHPAQQHLGSTTNPEKYLKAAERLKDVTILRQDYRKTLQSYDSPDTFFFIDPPYPGEWFDKDNVIDLGEFIDALAKVKGKFIAVLNPTPENVAAFKKVGHVFRLKVREASGRGGAKQAMRLFVANFPVRKAEEFELVAKCEHLPLHPSVDALVFDKTTQLVKGLDPNDERFVLGIVLEPEVVDAQGDIYSADEIRAAAHRFMEDFGGLGLMHRLRVNGQVKVLESYLAPTDFTVGELAVRKGTWLLAVRVLSDELWERVKSGDLTGFSIGGSARRVPEPAPIPTSEQSPTEPEPSAPEPTEDATPETEAAA from the coding sequence ATCGCCGTCGAGGACTGGGACGGCACGCTCGACACGGGCGGCGACGATGTCGAGAAGGCCCAGCCGTTCGGCACGTTCGGAGGCTCGTTCCACTACGCCAAGCGGATCGTCCCGCTCATCCCGGCGCACAAGACGTACGTCGAGCCCTTCGTCGGCGCGGCCGCGGTCCTGCACGCAAAGAACCCGAGCGAGAGGGAGGTCATCGCCGACCTCGACGACGACGTCGTCTTCCTGCACCGGAGCATCAAGGCGATGACGCCCGAGCGCGTCGCGGAGCTGCGGCGCCGCTTCGAGTGGACCGTCACGCAGGAGAGCTTCGCCAAGGCGCGCGACATGACGCCGAAGGACGACGTCGCGCGCTTCTACAAGCTCGTCTTCGTGCGCACGCACGCGCGCGACTGCCGCCCCGACGGCACGCACCCGGCGCAGCAGCACCTCGGCTCGACGACCAACCCCGAGAAGTACCTCAAGGCCGCCGAGCGCCTGAAGGACGTGACCATCCTCCGGCAGGACTACAGGAAGACGCTGCAGTCCTACGACTCGCCCGACACGTTCTTCTTCATCGACCCGCCGTACCCCGGCGAGTGGTTCGACAAGGACAACGTCATCGACCTCGGCGAGTTCATCGACGCGCTCGCCAAGGTGAAGGGCAAGTTCATCGCGGTCCTGAACCCGACGCCGGAGAACGTCGCGGCGTTCAAGAAGGTCGGGCATGTGTTCCGGCTCAAGGTCCGCGAGGCCTCAGGGCGCGGCGGCGCGAAGCAAGCCATGCGCCTCTTCGTCGCCAACTTCCCCGTGCGCAAGGCCGAGGAGTTCGAGCTCGTGGCCAAGTGCGAGCACCTGCCGCTCCACCCCAGCGTCGATGCGCTCGTCTTCGACAAGACCACGCAGCTCGTGAAGGGCCTCGATCCGAACGACGAGCGCTTCGTACTCGGCATCGTGCTCGAGCCCGAGGTGGTCGACGCGCAGGGCGACATCTACTCGGCCGACGAGATCCGGGCCGCCGCCCACCGGTTCATGGAGGACTTCGGCGGCCTCGGCCTGATGCACCGCCTCCGCGTGAACGGCCAGGTGAAGGTGCTCGAGAGCTACCTCGCGCCCACCGACTTCACCGTCGGCGAGCTCGCGGTCCGCAAGGGCACGTGGCTCCTCGCCGTGCGCGTGCTCTCCGACGAGCTGTGGGAGCGCGTGAAGTCGGGCGACCTCACGGGCTTCTCCATCGGCGGCTCGGCGCGTCGCGTGCCCGAGCCCGCACCTATTCCGACGTCGGAACAGTCGCCCACCGAGCCGGAGCCCTCGGCTCCTGAGCCCACCGAAGACGCCACCCCCGAGACGGAGGCCGCCG
- a CDS encoding AT hook motif domain protein: MAKKKANGGRPTKDEGPKLSQPEEVERLLVEGEVVPGPDDEAKRVWLTQRDVAARFNVSPSLIAEFAKKHRTTERRAELRAKLDTPKPPPPKVEESTENAEAAPEPTAGQPEAPKEKRRPGRPRHQDAPLIPFEELDRLLVFGEVQILDDGKTTTVYPSYRALAEKYGVVPSVIAEYARSHNTMKRRKLAAMRIEARKDEKLVELRSDALAVGEARLVAMIDDFLVKFEEALKDGRVRTDSPADVNTLVRLKHFIMGGADSRQEVRNILSLEALQERYARMMRETESATPAMAGVVIDVRAEEVSNETEQARAGKQLSARFPPGPSLEGADQEPNLSRDLRPALRDLVNLARELAETMGAAPDDDELIENRVLRAVERVEAALAPHDAADVGPRGAEAEEDEG, encoded by the coding sequence ATGGCGAAGAAGAAGGCCAACGGCGGAAGGCCCACGAAGGACGAAGGGCCGAAGCTCTCGCAGCCGGAGGAGGTCGAGCGCCTGCTCGTCGAGGGCGAGGTGGTCCCCGGGCCCGATGACGAGGCGAAGCGCGTGTGGCTCACCCAGCGAGACGTCGCCGCGCGTTTCAACGTCTCGCCAAGCCTGATCGCCGAGTTCGCGAAGAAGCATCGCACCACGGAGCGCCGCGCCGAGTTGCGGGCGAAGCTCGACACGCCGAAGCCGCCACCTCCGAAGGTCGAGGAGTCGACCGAGAACGCCGAAGCGGCGCCCGAGCCCACCGCAGGCCAGCCCGAGGCGCCGAAGGAGAAGCGCAGGCCCGGTCGTCCTCGCCATCAGGACGCGCCGCTCATCCCCTTCGAGGAGCTGGACCGGCTGCTCGTCTTCGGCGAGGTGCAGATCCTCGACGACGGCAAGACCACCACGGTGTACCCATCGTACCGCGCGCTCGCCGAGAAGTACGGTGTCGTGCCCAGCGTCATCGCCGAGTACGCACGCAGCCACAACACGATGAAGCGCCGCAAGCTCGCCGCGATGCGGATCGAAGCGCGCAAGGACGAGAAGCTCGTCGAGCTGCGCTCGGATGCGCTCGCCGTCGGCGAGGCTCGCCTCGTCGCGATGATCGACGACTTCCTCGTGAAGTTCGAGGAGGCGCTCAAGGACGGGCGCGTCCGCACCGACAGCCCCGCCGACGTGAACACGCTCGTGCGCCTCAAGCATTTCATCATGGGCGGCGCCGACTCGCGGCAGGAGGTGCGGAACATCCTCTCGCTCGAGGCGCTGCAAGAGCGCTACGCGCGGATGATGCGCGAGACCGAGAGCGCCACGCCGGCGATGGCCGGCGTCGTCATCGACGTGCGCGCGGAGGAAGTGAGCAATGAAACCGAGCAAGCGCGCGCGGGCAAGCAACTGAGCGCTCGGTTTCCCCCCGGCCCCTCGCTCGAAGGAGCCGACCAGGAACCGAACCTCTCCCGCGACCTCCGCCCCGCCTTGCGCGACCTGGTGAACCTCGCGCGCGAGCTCGCCGAGACGATGGGCGCCGCCCCCGACGACGACGAGCTGATCGAGAACCGCGTGCTGCGCGCCGTCGAGCGCGTCGAGGCCGCGCTGGCCCCGCACGACGCCGCCGACGTTGGCCCACGTGGCGCCGAAGCCGAGGAGGACGAGGGATGA
- a CDS encoding tyrosine-type recombinase/integrase: MTAYADTISRPARTLTESEQRLLLKVTGQHVDGFRDHCIYSLAMGTGLREHEILALDVGDVFDDAGRAKRRVALRVFKRSAKDPAPQEVLLPDVVRAKLEKLLAARKRAGEAITPATPIFVSRLGRRLSARQLRHAFSVWQKRAGFERHLSFHSTRHTACTSVYRASKDLRLTQKFARHKSVVTTSIYTHPTDDELLRAVQGLVC, translated from the coding sequence ATGACCGCCTACGCCGACACCATCTCGCGCCCCGCGCGCACCCTGACCGAGAGCGAGCAGCGCCTGCTCCTGAAGGTCACGGGTCAACACGTCGATGGCTTCCGGGACCACTGCATCTACTCGCTGGCGATGGGCACCGGCCTGCGCGAGCACGAGATCCTCGCGCTCGACGTCGGCGATGTGTTCGATGACGCTGGCCGCGCCAAGCGCCGCGTCGCGCTCCGCGTGTTCAAGCGCTCGGCGAAGGACCCGGCCCCGCAGGAGGTGCTGCTGCCCGACGTCGTGCGCGCCAAGCTCGAGAAGCTGCTGGCCGCGAGGAAGCGCGCGGGCGAGGCCATCACGCCGGCGACGCCCATCTTCGTGAGCCGCCTCGGACGGCGGCTCTCGGCGCGCCAGCTCCGGCACGCCTTCTCGGTGTGGCAGAAGCGCGCGGGCTTCGAGCGCCATCTCAGCTTTCACAGCACACGCCACACGGCCTGCACCAGCGTCTACCGCGCGTCGAAGGACCTCCGGCTGACGCAGAAGTTCGCGCGCCACAAGTCGGTGGTGACGACCAGCATCTACACGCACCCCACGGACGACGAGCTGCTCCGCGCGGTGCAGGGGCTGGTCTGCTGA
- a CDS encoding DUF429 domain-containing protein: protein MAWVAGVDGCKTGWVVVLNDLALNTRVARVVPDFAAVLALPEAPSVIAVDIPIGLLDIAVAGGRACEVDARQLLGSRASSVFSAPTRSAVAACRAGGDYATVSSANRGSNPGAPGLSQQAFAIVPKIDQVDAALTPKHQQVVREVHPELSFAEANGGKPMVHSKKRKAGRIERERLLARLGLATPLKLLGPRLPVGVKADDLLDACIACWSAARIASGVAAVIPASPPVDTRGLRMELWR from the coding sequence ATGGCGTGGGTCGCGGGCGTCGATGGGTGTAAGACGGGCTGGGTCGTCGTGCTGAACGACCTGGCGCTCAACACCCGCGTCGCGCGCGTCGTGCCCGACTTCGCGGCGGTGCTCGCGCTGCCGGAAGCGCCGTCGGTGATCGCCGTCGACATCCCCATCGGCCTCCTCGACATCGCGGTGGCCGGCGGACGAGCATGCGAAGTCGACGCGCGGCAGCTCCTCGGATCGCGAGCATCGAGCGTCTTCTCGGCTCCGACCCGCAGCGCCGTCGCGGCGTGTCGCGCCGGCGGCGACTACGCGACGGTGTCGAGCGCCAACAGAGGGAGCAACCCAGGCGCGCCCGGCCTGTCCCAGCAGGCCTTCGCCATCGTGCCCAAGATCGACCAGGTCGACGCCGCGCTCACCCCGAAGCACCAGCAGGTAGTACGCGAAGTCCATCCCGAGCTGTCCTTCGCCGAAGCGAACGGCGGCAAGCCGATGGTTCACTCCAAGAAGCGCAAGGCCGGGCGGATTGAACGTGAACGCCTGCTGGCGCGCCTTGGGCTCGCCACCCCCCTGAAGCTCCTGGGGCCGCGTCTCCCGGTGGGCGTGAAGGCCGACGACCTGCTTGACGCGTGCATCGCGTGCTGGTCCGCCGCCCGCATCGCATCGGGCGTGGCCGCTGTCATCCCTGCGTCGCCGCCGGTCGACACGCGTGGGCTGCGGATGGAGCTCTGGCGCTGA
- a CDS encoding 3'-5' exonuclease, protein MLLPPPLDPASADAAPIIPRYVPRLERRAPKTTVAFVDLETTGLDPSRHDIVEIGVVRVDARTLEVLDEYETLVAPERLGDAELEALAINGFSTAAWEHALPLCEALLEVAPLLDGALIAGHNVGFDWAFLDAGFRRAGLALPNVDYHRLDTASLAWPLVVTGELPSTSLDPLAKLLGLERPHPHRALADARCALEVARRLVERMRAGGLITGLPADERQICDALLGRLAQGRRQYGPWRLDDGRDYPSEAYAEVLDGLHYTTAELVRHRRLEAGRRRRVYVCHPFASDPAGNIERVRAISQFLLDDGVLPIAPNLYLSQLVDEATGREQALALCLELLATCDEVRIFGELVTEGMERELREAKRLGIPARFVREVRA, encoded by the coding sequence ATGCTGCTCCCGCCGCCCCTCGACCCGGCGTCGGCAGACGCCGCGCCCATCATCCCTCGCTACGTTCCGCGCCTGGAGCGCCGGGCGCCGAAGACGACCGTCGCCTTCGTCGACCTTGAGACGACGGGGCTCGATCCGTCGCGCCACGACATCGTCGAGATCGGCGTCGTCCGCGTCGACGCGCGCACCCTGGAGGTGCTCGACGAGTACGAGACGCTCGTCGCGCCCGAGCGCCTCGGAGACGCCGAACTCGAGGCGCTGGCCATCAACGGCTTCTCGACGGCCGCGTGGGAGCACGCGCTCCCTCTCTGCGAGGCGCTGCTCGAAGTGGCGCCGCTCCTCGACGGAGCCCTCATCGCCGGCCACAACGTCGGCTTCGACTGGGCCTTCCTCGATGCTGGCTTCCGACGCGCCGGTCTCGCCCTGCCGAACGTCGACTACCACCGGCTCGACACGGCGAGCCTCGCGTGGCCGCTCGTCGTCACGGGCGAGCTGCCGTCGACGTCGCTCGACCCGCTGGCGAAGCTGCTGGGCCTCGAGCGTCCGCACCCGCACCGCGCGCTCGCCGATGCGCGCTGCGCGCTCGAGGTCGCCCGACGGCTGGTGGAGCGCATGCGCGCGGGCGGACTCATCACCGGGCTCCCGGCGGATGAGCGGCAGATCTGCGACGCGCTCCTCGGTCGTCTCGCGCAAGGCCGACGTCAGTACGGTCCGTGGCGCCTCGACGACGGGCGCGACTACCCGAGCGAGGCCTACGCCGAGGTGCTCGACGGGCTGCACTACACGACCGCAGAGCTGGTGCGCCATCGTCGGCTTGAGGCCGGTCGCCGGCGACGCGTCTACGTCTGCCACCCGTTCGCCTCCGACCCTGCCGGCAACATCGAGCGGGTCCGCGCGATCAGTCAATTCCTCCTCGACGACGGCGTGCTCCCCATCGCGCCGAACCTCTACCTGTCGCAGCTCGTTGACGAGGCCACGGGTCGAGAGCAGGCGCTCGCGCTCTGCCTCGAGCTGCTCGCCACTTGCGACGAGGTTCGCATCTTCGGCGAGCTCGTCACCGAAGGGATGGAGCGCGAGCTGCGTGAGGCGAAGCGGCTCGGCATCCCCGCGCGCTTCGTTCGGGAGGTGCGGGCATGA
- a CDS encoding PD-(D/E)XK nuclease family protein has protein sequence MTNAPFKNQHLSYSRLTRFEQCPLSYRLHYIEKKQAEPGLALRFGKTIHAVLERLMKEVLDDERSGPLSEERAIELYREAWSAEQLTGMDVFAEGLRILRDFIRDQGVVDHRDVLAIEKEFRLPVGPFTVLGFIDRVDWVDDETVEVIDYKTNHQLFTRDEVDTSLQLSLYHVAAQRLWPWAKKVKLTFWMLRHGVRQETTRTEEQLADALAYVETLGRQTETATEYPARLNANCSYCDHRKQCPAYADALKGKREFLCEDLADLEAVAREREEVARLAKVLYARKEELEDILKAHLTEQDELVLGGVRYRMFTTTSLDYPLDPTLSLLSEATGLSRDEVLGKLGTIDKKALDALLKSLGKKLDKPRVSLLKAELDAHADKKVSPRFWAKEVA, from the coding sequence ATGACCAACGCACCGTTCAAGAACCAGCACCTCTCGTACTCGCGGCTTACGCGATTCGAGCAGTGCCCCCTCAGCTACCGCCTGCACTACATCGAGAAGAAGCAGGCCGAGCCCGGGCTGGCGCTCCGCTTCGGCAAGACCATCCACGCCGTCCTCGAGCGGCTGATGAAGGAGGTGCTCGACGACGAGCGCTCGGGCCCGCTCTCCGAGGAGCGCGCCATCGAGCTCTATCGCGAGGCGTGGAGCGCCGAGCAGCTCACCGGCATGGACGTGTTCGCCGAGGGGCTGCGCATCCTGCGCGACTTCATCCGCGACCAGGGCGTCGTCGACCACCGCGACGTCCTCGCCATCGAGAAGGAGTTCCGGCTGCCGGTGGGGCCGTTCACGGTCCTCGGCTTCATCGACCGCGTCGACTGGGTCGATGACGAGACCGTCGAGGTCATCGACTACAAGACCAACCACCAGCTCTTCACGCGCGACGAGGTCGACACCTCGCTGCAGCTCTCGCTCTACCACGTGGCCGCGCAGCGCCTCTGGCCCTGGGCGAAGAAGGTGAAGTTGACGTTCTGGATGCTGCGCCACGGCGTCCGGCAGGAGACGACGCGCACCGAGGAGCAACTCGCCGACGCGCTCGCCTACGTCGAGACGCTCGGACGGCAGACCGAGACCGCGACGGAGTACCCGGCGCGCCTCAACGCCAACTGCTCCTACTGCGACCATCGCAAGCAGTGCCCGGCGTACGCCGACGCGCTCAAGGGCAAGCGCGAGTTCCTCTGCGAGGACCTCGCGGACCTCGAGGCCGTCGCGCGCGAGCGCGAGGAGGTCGCCCGCCTCGCCAAGGTGCTCTACGCGCGGAAGGAGGAGCTGGAGGACATCCTCAAGGCGCACCTGACGGAGCAGGACGAGCTCGTCCTCGGCGGCGTCCGCTACCGGATGTTCACCACGACGAGCCTCGACTACCCGCTCGATCCGACGCTCTCGCTGCTTTCCGAGGCCACGGGGCTCTCGCGCGACGAGGTGCTCGGCAAGCTCGGGACCATCGACAAGAAGGCGCTCGACGCGCTCCTCAAGTCGCTGGGCAAGAAGCTCGACAAGCCCCGCGTCTCGCTGCTCAAGGCCGAGCTCGACGCGCACGCCGACAAGAAGGTCTCGCCGCGCTTCTGGGCGAAGGAGGTGGCGTGA
- a CDS encoding head morphogenesis protein — protein MCGTSASADRLLVVHEARVAADELVECCLGLPVAKAMNLATRAGFDRAVALLAARLRRATGRADANAVREVIAVLDVDWSRTTAAERRRMVAEAMSAAGRATAIVPARIAAPFNNAAQEVVAATRAEARRGQRLAIGAEFNALDQRVVAHMTRSQGNFVRDEYGRRIEGFGEEARRIVAAGLEEGLGRDDIAAGLERAARAALVDRAPFYWETVASAFIAQGRSYAQMSSYAEAAIRQYRIEAVLDEQTTNICRYLHGKTFSVADALRRFDRIEQLEDPEAIKQAMPWVREARDPDTGRTRLYVDGGAGRTDLAEVARSALGIRDDRGDFRALASDSALNEVGIGFPPYHGLCRTTTIAVL, from the coding sequence ATGTGCGGCACATCAGCTTCCGCTGATCGGCTCCTCGTCGTCCACGAGGCCCGCGTCGCCGCCGACGAGCTCGTCGAGTGCTGCCTCGGTCTCCCCGTGGCCAAGGCCATGAACCTCGCCACCCGCGCCGGGTTCGACCGCGCCGTGGCGCTCCTGGCCGCGCGGCTCCGGCGCGCCACCGGCCGGGCCGATGCCAACGCCGTGCGCGAGGTGATCGCCGTCCTCGACGTCGACTGGTCCCGCACCACTGCCGCCGAGCGGCGCCGCATGGTCGCCGAGGCAATGAGCGCAGCGGGCCGCGCGACGGCGATCGTCCCGGCGCGCATCGCGGCGCCGTTCAACAATGCCGCGCAGGAGGTGGTCGCCGCCACCCGCGCCGAGGCCCGACGCGGGCAGCGGCTCGCGATCGGCGCCGAGTTCAACGCCCTCGACCAGCGCGTCGTCGCCCACATGACCCGCTCCCAAGGCAACTTCGTCCGCGACGAGTACGGCCGCCGCATCGAGGGCTTCGGCGAGGAGGCCCGCCGCATCGTCGCGGCCGGGCTCGAGGAAGGCCTCGGACGTGACGACATCGCCGCGGGTCTCGAACGGGCCGCCCGCGCGGCCCTCGTCGATCGCGCGCCGTTCTACTGGGAGACGGTCGCCAGCGCGTTCATCGCGCAGGGGCGCTCCTACGCGCAGATGAGCAGCTACGCCGAGGCGGCCATTCGGCAGTACCGCATCGAGGCGGTGCTCGATGAGCAGACCACGAACATCTGCCGCTACCTGCACGGCAAGACGTTCTCGGTGGCCGATGCCCTCCGTCGCTTCGACCGGATCGAGCAACTCGAGGACCCGGAGGCCATCAAGCAGGCGATGCCCTGGGTCCGGGAGGCCCGCGACCCCGACACGGGCCGGACCCGGCTCTACGTGGACGGCGGCGCCGGCCGGACCGACCTCGCCGAGGTGGCGCGCTCGGCACTGGGCATTCGTGATGACCGCGGCGACTTCCGCGCGCTCGCCAGCGACTCCGCGCTGAACGAGGTCGGCATCGGCTTCCCGCCGTACCACGGGCTCTGTCGAACAACGACGATCGCAGTTCTTTGA
- a CDS encoding phage portal protein → MTTPDAVYDAEQRLQTILKAVVVGARVQDPASSPAGEDTTSAFTSAGALLPPYDPETLCLLVEHSNSLRQNVDAYATNIDGNGYRFDAVIDFDAEDARSKVADAMTLERLAARDAGTLPEGVGLTPSAEELSARFAELRQLARVERARLDSFFDFACFDHSFVDLRRRTRQDLEVTGNAFWEVLRDGKGDLARLVYVPSYTVRLLPLDREAVEVRERVRVSPVSFDTVSARRRMRRYVQVQGTECVYFKSFGDPRVVSRSTGRVFPDIAALKAAKPDDGPATELLHFAIHSPRSPYGVPRWVGTLLSVLGSRQMEEVNYLYFENKSVPPMALLVSGGRLSEASVPRIERFIEENLKGKANFHKILILEADGAGTGDGGRAKIELRPLTDAQQQDALFQVYDERNIDKVGSAFRLPRLLRGESKDFNRATAESALRFAEDQVFQPERDEFDFLMNRKLLADMGVRFWRFRSQTPVTRDPERMTEMVERLVRVGVLTPEEGRLLAGDIFNREFRKIGDDWTKRPITLTLAGIQTGVEDLKPKTVGAESLLPSAKQLLALREDLRAEEERLAAGRLDLARRYQDVEHVKVPRDEFARWFGEVPDAP, encoded by the coding sequence GTGACGACGCCCGACGCCGTCTACGACGCCGAGCAGCGGCTCCAGACGATCCTCAAGGCGGTCGTGGTCGGTGCGCGGGTGCAGGACCCGGCGAGCAGTCCCGCGGGCGAGGACACGACCAGCGCATTCACCTCGGCCGGCGCGCTGCTGCCGCCCTACGACCCGGAGACACTCTGCCTCCTGGTCGAGCACTCCAACTCGCTGCGCCAGAACGTCGACGCCTACGCCACCAACATCGACGGCAACGGCTACCGCTTCGACGCGGTCATCGACTTCGACGCCGAGGACGCGCGCTCGAAGGTGGCCGACGCGATGACGCTCGAGCGGCTCGCCGCGCGCGACGCGGGCACGCTGCCCGAGGGCGTGGGGCTCACGCCGAGCGCCGAGGAGCTCTCGGCGCGCTTCGCGGAGCTGCGCCAGCTCGCGCGCGTCGAGCGGGCGCGCCTGGACTCGTTCTTCGACTTCGCCTGCTTCGACCACTCCTTCGTCGACCTGCGCCGCCGCACGAGGCAGGACCTCGAGGTCACCGGAAACGCCTTCTGGGAGGTGCTCCGCGACGGCAAGGGCGACCTCGCGCGGCTGGTCTACGTGCCATCGTACACGGTGCGACTCCTGCCGCTGGACCGCGAGGCGGTCGAGGTCCGCGAGCGTGTGCGCGTCTCGCCGGTGAGCTTCGACACCGTGAGCGCGCGCCGCCGCATGCGCCGCTACGTGCAGGTCCAGGGCACCGAGTGCGTGTACTTCAAGTCGTTCGGCGATCCGCGCGTGGTGTCGCGCTCGACCGGCCGCGTCTTCCCCGACATCGCCGCGCTCAAGGCCGCCAAGCCCGACGACGGCCCCGCCACCGAGCTGCTCCACTTCGCGATCCACTCGCCGCGTTCGCCCTACGGCGTGCCGCGCTGGGTGGGCACGCTGCTGTCCGTCCTCGGCTCGCGGCAGATGGAGGAGGTCAACTATCTCTACTTCGAGAACAAGTCGGTCCCGCCGATGGCGCTGCTCGTCTCGGGCGGCCGGCTCTCCGAAGCCTCAGTGCCGCGCATCGAGCGCTTCATCGAGGAGAACCTCAAGGGCAAGGCGAACTTCCACAAGATCCTCATCCTCGAGGCGGACGGCGCGGGCACGGGCGACGGCGGTCGAGCGAAGATCGAGCTGCGCCCGCTGACCGACGCGCAGCAGCAGGACGCGCTCTTTCAGGTCTACGACGAGCGGAACATCGACAAGGTCGGCAGCGCGTTCCGCCTGCCGCGCCTGCTGCGCGGCGAGAGCAAGGACTTCAACCGCGCGACGGCCGAGAGCGCGCTGCGCTTCGCAGAAGACCAGGTCTTCCAGCCCGAGCGCGACGAGTTCGACTTCCTGATGAACCGCAAGCTGCTCGCCGACATGGGCGTGCGCTTCTGGCGGTTCCGCTCGCAGACGCCGGTCACGCGCGACCCGGAGCGCATGACCGAGATGGTCGAGCGGCTCGTGCGCGTCGGCGTGCTGACGCCCGAGGAGGGCCGCCTCCTGGCCGGCGACATCTTCAACCGCGAGTTCAGGAAGATCGGCGACGACTGGACCAAGCGCCCCATCACGCTGACGCTCGCTGGCATCCAGACCGGCGTCGAGGACCTGAAGCCGAAGACGGTGGGTGCCGAGTCCCTGCTCCCGAGCGCCAAGCAGCTCCTCGCGCTGCGCGAAGACCTGCGCGCCGAGGAGGAGCGGCTCGCGGCTGGGCGGCTCGACCTCGCGCGCCGCTACCAGGACGTCGAGCACGTGAAAGTGCCGCGCGACGAGTTCGCGCGCTGGTTCGGCGAGGTGCCCGATGCACCCTGA
- a CDS encoding terminase large subunit domain-containing protein — protein MTLGIVKRTEEEFAEWLVTEPGFVTGLMAYDDEPIVLEAYQREFLNNRSRFRWVTKSRQVGFSFLFALEALARCHLREKHTAVFVSYNLDDAKEKILIARQVHEELPLAYQKRLVVDSKTELAFESNGATKKLSRILSHPSKAPRGKKGDVYLDELAHYVNDREVYRGSTALILRSNGQLTGCSTPLGRRGIFWEIANEELRKYPHHTRQLVPWWLCRFFSTDVRAASAVALDLPTEERVARFGRPTLIEQFDSLPLEDFQQEFEGKFVDETYSFFPYELILPCTSDDLILYDEPTSVRAPEGRIVAGFDVGRTRDRSELAVFEEIEGRFTCRMLRSFEGTPFAEQEAELRRLLGTLPVARLSIDRSGIGMNLAENLSRDFPQVVGENFTNEAKERWATDFKILLQRRDVTMPRDRELVAQVHAIKRRVLPSGKVSFDAERNARGHADKFWAVALACQKERAPERPLAGNIGVRVLG, from the coding sequence ATGACGCTCGGGATCGTCAAGCGCACCGAGGAGGAGTTCGCCGAGTGGCTCGTGACGGAGCCCGGCTTCGTCACGGGGCTCATGGCCTACGACGACGAGCCTATCGTGCTCGAGGCGTACCAGCGCGAGTTCCTCAACAACCGCTCTCGCTTCCGGTGGGTCACGAAGAGCCGCCAGGTCGGCTTCTCGTTCCTCTTCGCGCTGGAGGCGCTCGCGCGCTGCCACCTGCGCGAGAAGCACACCGCCGTCTTCGTCTCCTACAACCTCGACGACGCGAAGGAGAAGATCCTCATCGCGCGCCAGGTCCACGAGGAACTGCCGCTCGCGTACCAGAAGCGGCTCGTCGTCGACTCGAAGACCGAGCTCGCCTTCGAGTCGAACGGCGCGACGAAGAAGCTCTCGCGCATCCTCTCGCATCCGTCGAAGGCGCCGCGCGGAAAGAAGGGCGACGTCTACCTCGACGAGCTCGCGCACTACGTGAACGACCGCGAGGTGTATCGGGGCTCGACGGCGCTCATCCTGCGAAGCAACGGGCAGCTCACCGGCTGCAGCACCCCGCTCGGCCGGCGCGGCATCTTCTGGGAGATCGCCAACGAGGAGTTGCGCAAGTACCCGCACCACACGCGGCAGCTCGTTCCCTGGTGGCTGTGTCGGTTCTTCTCCACCGACGTGCGCGCGGCGTCCGCTGTCGCGCTCGACCTGCCGACGGAGGAGCGCGTCGCGCGCTTCGGGCGGCCGACGCTCATCGAGCAGTTCGACTCGCTGCCGCTCGAAGACTTCCAGCAGGAGTTCGAGGGGAAGTTCGTCGACGAGACGTACAGCTTCTTCCCCTACGAGCTGATCCTCCCGTGCACGAGCGACGACCTCATCCTCTACGACGAGCCGACGAGCGTGCGCGCGCCCGAAGGCCGAATCGTCGCGGGCTTCGACGTCGGCCGCACACGTGACCGCTCGGAGCTGGCGGTGTTCGAGGAAATCGAGGGCCGCTTCACATGCCGCATGTTGCGCAGCTTCGAGGGGACGCCCTTCGCCGAGCAGGAGGCCGAGCTGCGGCGCCTGCTCGGCACGCTGCCCGTCGCTCGGCTCTCCATCGACCGCAGCGGCATCGGCATGAACCTCGCCGAGAACCTGTCGCGCGACTTCCCGCAGGTCGTCGGCGAGAACTTCACCAACGAGGCGAAGGAGCGCTGGGCGACTGACTTCAAAATCCTCCTCCAGCGGCGTGACGTGACGATGCCACGCGACCGCGAACTCGTCGCACAGGTCCACGCAATCAAGCGGCGGGTGCTACCCTCCGGGAAGGTCAGCTTCGATGCCGAGCGCAATGCGCGAGGCCACGCCGACAAGTTCTGGGCTGTGGCGCTCGCCTGCCAGAAAGAGCGGGCGCCAGAGCGCCCGCTGGCTGGCAACATTGGGGTTCGCGTGCTGGGGTGA